One Marinitoga hydrogenitolerans DSM 16785 genomic region harbors:
- a CDS encoding RpnC/YadD family protein → MFENFVKAIDESLKESFEKGIEKGIFKGEKYMAINIARNLLFKRFGNKITPYLNNLDNLDIKTIEDLTNNIFDITLEDAIKILKNS, encoded by the coding sequence ATGTTTGAAAACTTTGTAAAAGCTATTGATGAATCATTGAAGGAAAGTTTTGAAAAGGGAATCGAGAAAGGAATATTTAAAGGAGAAAAATATATGGCAATAAATATAGCAAGAAATCTTTTATTCAAAAGATTTGGAAATAAAATCACACCTTACTTAAATAACCTTGATAATTTAGACATAAAAACAATTGAAGATTTAACTAACAATATATTTGATATTACTCTTGAAGATGCTATTAAAATCCTTAAAAATTCATAA
- a CDS encoding aminopeptidase has protein sequence MKKLMEKYAELLVKVGINVQKDQRVFLRSTIDSIEFTRIVAEKAYEAGAKEVYTVYNDEYMLFLKLKYADNELLNEFHQWEVDMAKYFCDEKGAFLSIIGSDPDILKTINPQKIGQYSKTRQTAMKDVSKVIMADKVSWSVGAVPSEKWAKKVFPNSDNPVQELWNAILKTVRVNENEDPVQLWNKHLNNLKEKTKYLNNKQYDYLRYEGPGTDLTVGLPKNHKWLGGAQKNEDGTIFLPNIPTEEVFTAPHKDKVNGYVRNSKPLVYGGNVIDGFTMEFKDGKIVKITAEKGEDILKQAISLDEGASYLGEVALVPVDSPIYQLNVVFYNTLFDENAASHFAFGRAYSTCIENGENMSEEELKAVGLNNSITHVDFMIGNEEMNVYGIKGDNEELIMKNGKWTI, from the coding sequence ATGAAAAAGTTAATGGAAAAATATGCTGAACTTCTGGTAAAAGTCGGTATTAATGTACAAAAAGATCAAAGAGTATTCTTAAGATCCACAATAGATTCTATAGAATTTACAAGAATAGTTGCAGAAAAAGCATATGAAGCTGGTGCAAAAGAAGTATATACAGTATATAACGATGAATATATGTTATTTTTAAAATTAAAATATGCCGATAATGAACTATTAAATGAATTTCATCAATGGGAAGTAGATATGGCGAAATATTTTTGTGATGAAAAAGGTGCATTTTTAAGTATTATAGGTTCTGACCCTGATATATTAAAAACAATTAACCCACAAAAAATTGGACAATATTCCAAAACAAGGCAAACTGCTATGAAGGATGTATCAAAAGTTATAATGGCTGACAAAGTTTCATGGTCCGTTGGTGCAGTCCCTTCAGAAAAATGGGCAAAGAAGGTATTTCCTAATTCTGATAACCCTGTACAAGAATTATGGAATGCAATATTAAAAACAGTTAGAGTTAATGAAAATGAAGATCCAGTTCAATTATGGAATAAACATTTAAATAATTTAAAAGAAAAAACAAAATACTTAAATAATAAACAATATGATTATTTAAGATATGAAGGTCCAGGTACTGATTTAACTGTAGGATTACCAAAAAATCACAAATGGTTAGGCGGAGCACAGAAAAATGAGGATGGAACTATTTTCCTTCCAAATATTCCAACTGAAGAAGTATTTACAGCACCTCATAAAGATAAGGTAAATGGATATGTTAGAAATAGCAAACCATTGGTATACGGTGGAAACGTAATCGATGGTTTTACAATGGAATTTAAAGATGGAAAAATCGTTAAAATAACAGCAGAAAAAGGTGAAGATATATTAAAACAGGCTATATCTTTAGATGAAGGCGCTAGTTATCTTGGAGAAGTTGCTTTAGTTCCTGTTGATTCTCCAATCTATCAATTAAATGTAGTATTTTACAATACATTATTTGATGAAAATGCTGCTTCACATTTTGCTTTTGGAAGAGCATATTCTACATGTATTGAAAATGGTGAAAACATGAGCGAAGAAGAATTAAAAGCCGTTGGTTTAAATAATAGTATTACACATGTTGATTTTATGATTGGAAATGAAGAGATGAACGTATATGGTATTAAAGGTGATAATGAAGAATTAATTATGAAAAATGGAAAATGGACTATTTAA
- a CDS encoding DNA polymerase domain-containing protein: MITSIWQDPSTKEFYFKEHINSKLKKEHKYFNLIFEDVYIDKVEKILSKYRIKSFVNIDFNWKDIYGKNLINTTLDISYNLFKKVSDELEKNNIYVYGKNIMNIFSKNISENPDDKKVWFLDIEVTSENVNDYNGYITSITYYDTYKNEYYAFVVYNKKLYSNKNIIFFDSEKNMLKYFSEIIKKDQPDIITGWFSNGFDIPYLIKRANIYNINLSVIPYLKHSSYQSDGRFYNNIPGINLIDYLELYRRYVLDKPASYKLDIVAKHHKILGKTEHKGFNYYNKDMKKFIDYIFRDVEILVELENKLKLIGLICSLQSLIRIPYNLLFGTSISIEHFIQQFILKSKITFRFYEREKNDIKITGAIVLTPPNKTFDNVIVLDFTSLYPNIIATYNISPETLVYSSNYSEKHIDLGRILVEEENDVYRPLKFSLKKEGIIPALIKFFLKERLYYKELKKNTDPDDPNYVIYDIKQYNYKILLNSIYGVLGTDNFALHDTRIYLAILAAARSALRFVNNKLNNHHFKSISINGRYIDFKTKVLYSDTDSSFNYIECDEKLNKKDIFEIGKFLTNYINESIPKELITKFTEEKIECTLNMEVDKIYKRVRFFGVKKRYFGYDFDRKIITHGVEIVRKDTPDILKNILSSLFLKALDNELKMDDFIFYYNELKKFPLEDIAIIKSIRKKDFTKYKTLPNHIRSAIFMEKVYDFKFNYDDRLLYYYIKYYNFKHFETIKNIFNKNQSGKIYYISASIEREHLEDFKKLLYNDFEIDYFTLFKKQILSALKQFSEYKDLIEKTELKIKLMEGYPLKAEQLKLFKEET; the protein is encoded by the coding sequence ATGATAACTTCAATATGGCAAGACCCTTCAACTAAGGAATTTTATTTTAAAGAACATATTAACTCTAAACTTAAAAAAGAGCATAAATATTTCAATTTGATTTTTGAAGATGTTTATATAGATAAAGTTGAAAAAATTCTGTCTAAATACAGAATAAAAAGTTTTGTTAACATTGATTTTAATTGGAAAGATATATATGGAAAAAATTTGATAAATACAACTCTTGATATTTCTTATAATCTATTTAAGAAGGTTTCTGATGAATTGGAAAAAAATAATATTTATGTATATGGAAAAAATATAATGAATATATTTAGCAAAAATATCTCTGAAAACCCTGATGATAAAAAAGTTTGGTTTTTAGATATTGAAGTTACAAGTGAAAACGTGAATGATTATAATGGTTATATTACTTCAATTACATATTATGATACTTATAAAAATGAATATTACGCTTTTGTTGTATATAATAAAAAACTCTATTCTAATAAAAATATTATATTTTTTGATTCTGAAAAAAATATGTTGAAATATTTTAGTGAAATAATAAAAAAGGATCAACCTGATATTATAACAGGCTGGTTCTCAAACGGATTTGATATTCCTTATTTAATAAAAAGAGCCAATATTTATAATATAAATTTAAGTGTAATTCCATATTTAAAACACTCTTCATATCAAAGTGATGGCCGATTTTATAATAATATTCCCGGAATAAATTTAATAGATTATCTTGAATTATATAGACGATATGTTTTAGATAAGCCCGCATCATATAAATTAGATATTGTTGCCAAACATCACAAAATATTAGGTAAAACCGAACATAAGGGATTCAATTATTATAATAAAGATATGAAAAAATTTATTGATTATATTTTTAGAGATGTTGAAATCCTCGTAGAACTTGAGAATAAATTAAAATTAATAGGTTTGATATGTTCTCTACAATCATTAATAAGAATTCCATATAATTTGTTATTTGGAACTTCAATTTCTATTGAACATTTTATTCAACAATTTATTTTAAAAAGTAAAATTACTTTTAGATTTTATGAAAGAGAAAAAAATGATATAAAAATAACAGGTGCTATTGTTTTAACTCCACCAAATAAAACATTTGATAATGTCATTGTACTAGATTTTACCTCTCTTTATCCAAATATAATTGCTACTTATAACATTTCTCCAGAAACACTTGTGTATAGTTCGAATTATAGTGAAAAGCATATAGACCTTGGAAGAATTCTTGTTGAAGAAGAAAATGATGTTTATAGACCTTTGAAATTTTCTTTAAAAAAAGAGGGAATAATACCCGCATTAATAAAATTCTTTTTAAAAGAACGTTTATATTATAAAGAATTAAAAAAAAATACAGATCCTGACGACCCTAACTATGTTATATATGATATTAAACAATATAATTATAAAATACTTCTGAATTCAATATATGGAGTATTAGGAACTGATAATTTTGCACTTCATGATACAAGAATTTATCTAGCTATTTTAGCTGCCGCAAGATCTGCACTAAGATTTGTAAATAACAAATTGAATAATCATCATTTTAAAAGTATATCTATAAATGGAAGATATATTGATTTCAAAACAAAAGTGCTTTATTCCGACACAGACAGTTCTTTTAACTACATAGAATGTGATGAAAAACTGAATAAAAAAGATATTTTTGAAATAGGAAAATTTTTAACAAATTATATTAACGAAAGCATTCCAAAAGAATTAATAACCAAATTTACAGAAGAGAAAATTGAATGTACTTTAAATATGGAAGTTGATAAAATTTATAAACGAGTTCGTTTTTTTGGAGTAAAAAAACGATATTTTGGATATGATTTTGACAGAAAAATCATCACACATGGCGTGGAAATTGTACGAAAAGATACTCCAGATATTTTGAAAAATATCTTATCTTCTCTCTTTTTAAAAGCGTTAGATAATGAATTAAAAATGGATGATTTTATATTTTACTACAACGAACTAAAAAAATTCCCATTAGAAGATATTGCTATAATAAAAAGTATTAGAAAAAAAGATTTTACAAAATATAAAACATTGCCAAACCATATAAGATCTGCTATTTTTATGGAAAAAGTTTATGATTTTAAATTTAATTATGATGATAGATTATTATACTATTATATAAAGTATTATAATTTTAAGCATTTTGAAACCATAAAAAATATTTTTAATAAGAATCAAAGTGGAAAGATTTATTATATATCCGCTAGTATTGAAAGGGAACATCTTGAAGATTTCAAAAAATTATTATATAATGATTTTGAAATAGATTATTTTACTCTTTTCAAAAAGCAAATTTTATCAGCTTTAAAACAATTTTCTGAATATAAAGATTTAATTGAAAAAACTGAATTAAAAATAAAGTTAATGGAAGGATATCCTTTAAAAGCTGAACAATTAAAATTATTTAAGGAGGAGACATAA
- a CDS encoding cupin domain-containing protein encodes MKIVKYDSLEKLSGVNFDARKLLTSKKLEIVLISLESGEVVKKHSTPFDAIFFISKGKGVVELSDEKINVNENDMIYCDKNVEHGITNNSNDRLNVLVIKLLK; translated from the coding sequence ATGAAAATTGTTAAATATGATTCGTTAGAAAAATTATCAGGAGTAAATTTTGATGCGAGAAAATTATTAACCTCAAAAAAATTAGAAATAGTTTTAATCAGTTTAGAATCAGGAGAAGTTGTAAAAAAACATTCCACACCATTTGATGCAATATTTTTTATTTCTAAAGGAAAAGGTGTAGTTGAGTTATCTGATGAAAAAATCAATGTAAATGAAAATGACATGATTTATTGTGATAAAAATGTTGAACATGGAATAACAAATAATTCTAATGATAGATTAAACGTATTAGTAATAAAATTACTTAAATAA